One genomic segment of Desulfobulbaceae bacterium DB1 includes these proteins:
- a CDS encoding multidrug transporter, protein MFVLCGCSSMAPDYSRPEAPVPEAWPSGPAYRPAAEAQVGWSAADLPWQEFFGDERLRRVITLALANNRDLRIAALNIERSRAQYRIKRAELLPQIDAVASGSSQRIPEDLSSSGKAQTVDQYSVGLGVSSYELDLFGRVRSLTDQALAQYLATEEAHRAVRISLVAEVAANYLNLAADRERLELAQNTLESQQATYDLMQRRFELGAASELDVRQAQTRVDAARVDIARYTTLVAQDENGLSLVVGAPVSAELLPRSLADALTAVKDLAPGLPSEVLLRRPDILAAEQQLKGYNANIGAARAAFFPRITLVGSLGLGSDDLSGLFDSGSGAWIFAPKITLPIFDAGSRWANLWVAEADRDIAVARYEKTIQVAFREVADALAQQGTIGEQLAAQQSLTEATAGSYVLSRARYEKGVDNYLTVLDAQRSLYGAQQAMIGTRLTQLQNLVTLYKVLGGGGEVIPASQTP, encoded by the coding sequence CTGTTTGTTCTCTGCGGCTGTTCGTCCATGGCGCCTGATTACAGTCGGCCGGAGGCACCGGTGCCGGAGGCCTGGCCGAGCGGACCTGCCTACCGGCCGGCAGCGGAAGCCCAGGTCGGCTGGTCGGCGGCCGATCTTCCCTGGCAGGAGTTTTTTGGTGACGAGCGACTGCGGAGGGTGATCACCCTGGCCCTGGCCAACAACCGCGATCTGCGGATCGCGGCCCTCAACATCGAGCGCTCGCGCGCCCAGTACCGGATCAAACGGGCAGAGCTGCTGCCGCAGATCGACGCCGTCGCCTCCGGCAGCAGTCAGCGGATCCCGGAAGACCTGTCAAGCAGCGGCAAGGCCCAGACCGTTGACCAGTACAGCGTCGGCCTCGGGGTCAGCAGTTACGAACTTGATCTGTTCGGTCGGGTGCGGAGCCTCACGGATCAGGCATTGGCCCAGTACCTCGCCACCGAGGAGGCACATCGCGCGGTGCGGATCAGCCTGGTGGCCGAGGTGGCCGCCAATTATCTGAATCTGGCCGCGGATCGTGAGCGACTGGAGCTGGCGCAAAATACCCTCGAATCGCAGCAGGCCACCTATGATCTGATGCAACGTCGCTTTGAACTTGGTGCGGCGTCCGAACTCGATGTGCGCCAGGCGCAAACCCGGGTGGATGCGGCGCGGGTGGATATCGCCCGTTATACCACCCTGGTGGCCCAGGATGAAAACGGGCTGAGCCTGGTGGTCGGCGCTCCGGTGTCGGCCGAGTTGCTTCCGCGGTCCCTTGCCGACGCGCTGACCGCCGTCAAGGATCTTGCGCCCGGTCTGCCTTCCGAGGTACTGCTCCGGCGGCCCGATATTTTGGCGGCCGAGCAGCAGCTCAAGGGATATAACGCCAACATCGGCGCGGCCCGGGCCGCCTTTTTCCCGCGTATCACCCTGGTCGGTTCCCTTGGCCTCGGCAGCGATGATCTCTCCGGTCTTTTTGACTCCGGTTCCGGTGCCTGGATCTTTGCCCCGAAGATCACCCTGCCGATTTTTGATGCCGGATCGCGTTGGGCCAATCTGTGGGTGGCGGAGGCGGATCGGGATATTGCCGTGGCCCGCTATGAAAAGACAATCCAGGTCGCCTTCCGGGAAGTGGCCGACGCCCTTGCCCAGCAGGGCACCATCGGCGAGCAGTTGGCGGCGCAGCAGTCGCTGACCGAGGCCACGGCCGGGAGTTACGTGCTTTCCCGGGCCCGCTATGAAAAAGGGGTGGACAACTATCTGACCGTGCTCGATGCGCAGCGTTCGCTTTATGGCGCGCAGCAGGCTATGATCGGCACCCGTTTGACACAGCTGCAGAATCTGGTAACCTTATACAAAGTGCTCGGTGGCGGGGGAGAAGTCATCCCTGCGTCACAGACGCCGTGA
- a CDS encoding multidrug efflux RND transporter permease, whose protein sequence is MSRFFINRPIFAWVIAIMVMLAGLLALKTLPVSQYPPIAPPQITINAMYPGASAQTVQDTVTQVIEQKLNGIDNLIYMSSTSDSAGAVAINLTFKAGTDPNIAQVQVQNKLQLATPLLPQVVQRQGISVVKSTKNFLLIIGLVSEDGSMDRNALNDYMVSNIQDIVSRLEGVGELQLFGFQNAMRIWLDPAKLHSYRLTTTDIIAALQAQNAQVSAGQFGETPAVQGQQLNAAITARTLLQTPEQFDAIILRTNPDGSTVRLKDVAQSRIGTENYDIQSRYKGKPIGGMAIRLAAGANALDTGERVKTKMAELEKFFPPGMKVVYPYDTTPFVKISMEEVVKTLIEAVFLVFVIMFLFLQNFRATLIPTIAVPVVLLGTLGVLAVAGFSINTLTMFALVIVIGLLVDDAIVVVENVERIMAEEGLSPHDATIKSMGQITGALIGIATVLTAVFLPMAFFGGSTGVIYRQFSITIISAMILSVLVAMILTPALCSTLLKPVGKGHERCASGWYCPFFRWFNRVFDRGRNIYERIVGRSFGQPIRYLLVYGAVVAAMVFFFLRLPTAFLPDEDQGFIICQVQLPAGATQERTIKVIEQLEHHFLEKEEKAVEAIITVAGFSFAGRGQNMGLAFVKLKDWKLRKSRDLKAPAVAKRAMGAFAGIRDGMAFAFSPPAVIELGQANGFDFILQDRGGIGHEQLMAARNQLLGMAMQNPKLIAVRPNGQDDSPQFKLDIDDVRAGSLGVSPGDINSVLTTAWASTYVNDFIENGRVKKVYLQAEPQYRMLPEDINRWYVRNNKGEMVPFSAFAQAHWQYGSPRLERYNGIPSVEIMGQAAPGVSTGEAMEEMQQMATALPPGIGYEWTGLSYEEKQAGKQAPALYAISLLVVFLSVAALYESWTIPFVNLLMLPLGLVGAVTAVTLRVLPNDVYLQIGLLTTVGLSTKNAILIIQFIKDQLHQGHELVDATLAAVKIRLRPVIMTSLAFFFGTLPLALTKGAGAAAQNAIGTAVTGGLLSATFIDLLFIPFFFVMVSRLFGRKKYGPQGEQSPGAPGAEGQ, encoded by the coding sequence ATGTCCAGGTTTTTCATCAACCGACCCATTTTCGCCTGGGTCATCGCCATCATGGTCATGCTGGCGGGCCTGCTGGCGCTCAAGACCCTGCCGGTCTCCCAGTATCCGCCCATCGCGCCGCCCCAGATCACCATCAACGCCATGTATCCGGGCGCCTCGGCCCAGACCGTGCAGGATACCGTCACCCAGGTCATCGAACAGAAGCTGAACGGCATCGACAACCTGATCTACATGTCCTCCACCAGCGACTCGGCCGGAGCAGTGGCCATCAACCTGACCTTCAAGGCAGGCACCGACCCGAACATCGCCCAGGTGCAGGTGCAGAACAAGCTGCAACTGGCCACTCCGCTGTTGCCGCAGGTCGTGCAGCGCCAGGGGATTTCGGTGGTTAAATCCACCAAGAACTTCCTGCTGATCATCGGTCTGGTGTCGGAAGACGGCTCCATGGACCGCAACGCCCTCAATGACTACATGGTCTCCAATATCCAGGACATCGTCAGTCGACTGGAAGGGGTGGGCGAGCTGCAGCTCTTCGGCTTCCAGAATGCCATGCGGATCTGGCTCGATCCCGCCAAGCTGCACAGCTACCGCTTGACGACAACCGATATCATCGCCGCCCTGCAGGCCCAGAATGCCCAGGTCTCGGCCGGTCAATTCGGCGAAACGCCCGCGGTCCAGGGACAGCAGCTCAATGCCGCCATCACCGCCCGCACCCTGCTGCAAACCCCGGAACAGTTTGACGCCATCATCCTGCGCACCAACCCGGACGGTTCGACGGTCCGGCTGAAGGATGTGGCCCAGAGCAGGATCGGCACCGAGAACTATGATATCCAGTCGCGCTACAAGGGAAAGCCGATCGGCGGCATGGCGATTCGCCTGGCGGCCGGCGCCAATGCCCTGGACACGGGGGAGCGGGTCAAGACGAAGATGGCGGAGCTGGAAAAATTCTTTCCGCCCGGCATGAAGGTGGTCTATCCCTATGACACCACGCCCTTTGTCAAGATCTCCATGGAAGAGGTGGTCAAGACACTGATCGAGGCGGTCTTCCTGGTTTTTGTCATCATGTTTCTGTTCCTGCAGAACTTCCGCGCCACCTTGATTCCGACCATTGCCGTGCCGGTGGTGCTGCTCGGCACCTTGGGCGTGCTGGCGGTCGCCGGCTTTTCCATCAACACACTCACCATGTTCGCGCTCGTCATCGTCATCGGCCTGCTGGTGGACGACGCCATCGTCGTGGTGGAAAACGTCGAGCGGATCATGGCCGAGGAGGGGCTGTCGCCCCATGACGCCACCATCAAATCCATGGGCCAGATCACCGGCGCCCTCATCGGCATCGCCACCGTGCTGACCGCGGTCTTCCTGCCCATGGCCTTCTTCGGCGGCTCAACCGGCGTCATCTACCGCCAGTTCTCCATCACCATCATCTCCGCCATGATTCTGTCCGTTCTGGTGGCGATGATCCTGACCCCGGCGCTGTGTTCCACCCTGCTCAAACCGGTGGGCAAGGGACATGAGCGGTGCGCCAGCGGTTGGTATTGCCCTTTCTTCCGCTGGTTCAACAGGGTTTTCGACCGGGGCAGGAATATCTATGAACGGATTGTCGGCCGTTCCTTCGGCCAGCCGATCCGCTACCTGCTGGTCTACGGCGCCGTTGTCGCGGCCATGGTCTTCTTTTTCCTGCGGCTGCCCACCGCCTTCCTGCCGGACGAGGACCAGGGCTTCATTATCTGCCAGGTGCAGTTGCCGGCCGGCGCCACCCAGGAGCGGACCATCAAGGTGATCGAGCAGCTTGAACACCATTTTTTGGAAAAAGAAGAAAAGGCGGTGGAGGCCATCATCACCGTGGCCGGATTCAGTTTCGCCGGTCGCGGCCAGAACATGGGCCTGGCCTTTGTCAAGTTGAAGGACTGGAAGCTGCGCAAAAGCCGGGATCTCAAGGCGCCGGCGGTGGCCAAGCGGGCCATGGGCGCCTTTGCCGGCATCAGGGACGGCATGGCCTTTGCCTTTTCGCCGCCCGCGGTGATCGAGCTGGGCCAGGCCAACGGCTTTGACTTCATCCTGCAGGACCGGGGCGGCATCGGCCACGAGCAGTTGATGGCGGCCCGCAACCAGCTGCTCGGCATGGCCATGCAGAACCCGAAGCTGATTGCGGTACGCCCCAACGGCCAGGATGACTCCCCCCAGTTCAAGCTGGATATCGATGATGTGCGGGCGGGTTCCCTGGGGGTTTCACCTGGTGATATCAACAGTGTCTTGACCACTGCCTGGGCAAGCACCTACGTTAACGATTTTATCGAGAACGGCCGGGTCAAGAAGGTCTATCTCCAGGCGGAGCCGCAATACCGGATGCTGCCGGAGGATATCAACCGGTGGTATGTCCGTAATAACAAGGGTGAAATGGTGCCGTTTTCGGCCTTTGCCCAGGCTCACTGGCAGTATGGCTCGCCCCGTCTGGAACGCTACAACGGTATTCCCTCGGTGGAGATCATGGGGCAGGCCGCCCCCGGAGTGAGCACCGGCGAGGCGATGGAGGAAATGCAGCAGATGGCGACCGCGTTGCCGCCTGGAATCGGCTACGAGTGGACCGGACTTTCCTACGAGGAAAAACAGGCCGGGAAACAGGCGCCGGCCCTCTACGCCATTTCGCTGCTGGTGGTTTTCCTTTCCGTCGCGGCCCTCTATGAGAGCTGGACCATCCCCTTTGTCAACCTGCTGATGCTGCCGCTTGGTCTGGTGGGCGCGGTGACGGCGGTAACGCTGCGGGTGCTGCCCAACGACGTTTATCTTCAGATCGGTCTGCTCACCACCGTGGGCCTGTCCACCAAGAACGCCATCCTGATCATTCAATTCATCAAGGACCAGTTGCACCAGGGCCATGAGCTGGTTGATGCGACGCTGGCGGCGGTCAAGATCCGGCTGCGGCCGGTCATCATGACTTCACTGGCCTTTTTTTTCGGCACCCTGCCCCTGGCCCTGACCAAAGGAGCCGGGGCCGCGGCCCAGAACGCCATCGGCACCGCGGTTACCGGCGGGCTCTTGTCGGCCACCTTCATCGATTTGCTTTTTATCCCGTTCTTTTTTGTCATGGTTTCGCGACTGTTCGGTCGCAAGAAATACGGGCCGCAGGGCGAACAATCCCCTGGTGCCCCTGGTGCGGAGGGACAATGA
- a CDS encoding TetR family transcriptional regulator, with product MASSDKRHEILRAALELIAEQGFHGAPIAAIAGRAGVGAGTIYRYFDNKDVLIRALFLELHDKVCTELQKGYEPGSPLAERFLHLSSALLRYFITNPRHFRFLEQYMNSPYGADLRRARLLGGGDENDLYRGLLEEGVACGAVKDLPLIVLFALAFGPLLAVARDHILGFVRLDGALIVQTVQACWDGIKKE from the coding sequence ATGGCGAGTTCTGATAAAAGACACGAGATACTGCGGGCTGCGCTGGAGCTGATCGCCGAGCAGGGCTTCCATGGCGCCCCCATTGCCGCCATCGCCGGTCGGGCCGGGGTCGGGGCAGGGACCATCTATCGCTACTTCGACAACAAGGACGTGCTCATCAGGGCGCTTTTTCTGGAGTTGCATGACAAGGTCTGCACGGAACTGCAGAAGGGGTATGAGCCGGGCAGCCCCCTGGCGGAACGTTTTCTCCATCTCAGCTCGGCGCTGCTGCGCTATTTTATCACGAATCCCCGTCATTTCCGTTTTCTGGAACAGTACATGAATTCTCCCTATGGCGCGGACTTACGGCGGGCCAGGCTGCTTGGCGGCGGGGATGAAAACGATCTGTACCGAGGCCTGCTGGAAGAGGGGGTGGCCTGCGGCGCGGTAAAGGATCTGCCTCTGATCGTGCTTTTTGCCCTGGCCTTCGGTCCGTTGCTGGCCGTTGCCCGGGATCATATTCTCGGTTTTGTCCGGCTCGACGGGGCGCTGATTGTCCAGACCGTGCAGGCCTGCTGGGACGGCATTAAAAAAGAGTAA
- a CDS encoding efflux transporter periplasmic adaptor subunit: protein MKRTKRMKSFALAGALATMLALSGCGQQSAATGPPPAGPPEVAVVVVTPSPVTLSMELSGRTAPLRVAEVRPQVGGIIQQRLFVEGSDVEAGQVLYQIDPAVYRAEVAGAEAELARTEANVAPVRLKAERYGELVKINAVSQQDYDDAQAALKKAEAEIAAARADLERARIDVNYTGIKAPISGRIGRSAVTDGALVTAGQAAPLATIQQLDPIYVDVAQSTADLLRLKQNLAAGQIKSNGEARVNLLLEDGTPYPQSGALKFSEVTVDQSTGSVTLRALFPNPEMLLLPGMFVRALIPEGVQDEAILVPQRGVTRNPKGEAMVMVVGAGDKVEPRIIKVSRTVGDNWLVSKGLAAGDRVILEGIQKARPGTQVKAVPFGVAAAAGAADQQPAAAKK from the coding sequence ATGAAAAGAACAAAGAGGATGAAATCGTTCGCCCTGGCCGGAGCCCTGGCGACCATGCTGGCACTGAGCGGTTGCGGACAGCAGTCCGCCGCCACCGGACCGCCGCCCGCCGGTCCTCCGGAGGTGGCGGTGGTGGTCGTCACCCCGTCCCCGGTCACCCTGAGCATGGAACTCTCCGGCCGCACCGCGCCGTTGCGTGTCGCTGAAGTACGGCCCCAGGTGGGCGGCATTATTCAACAGCGTTTGTTTGTCGAAGGTTCCGACGTTGAGGCCGGTCAGGTGCTGTATCAGATCGACCCTGCCGTGTACCGGGCCGAAGTAGCCGGCGCCGAAGCGGAGCTGGCCCGGACCGAGGCCAATGTCGCGCCGGTCCGGCTCAAGGCTGAACGGTATGGAGAACTGGTAAAAATCAATGCGGTCAGCCAGCAGGATTACGATGACGCCCAGGCGGCGTTGAAAAAGGCCGAGGCGGAAATTGCCGCGGCCCGGGCCGATCTGGAACGGGCCCGCATTGATGTGAACTACACCGGCATCAAGGCCCCCATCTCCGGCCGCATCGGCCGTTCCGCCGTGACGGACGGAGCGCTGGTCACCGCCGGTCAGGCCGCGCCGCTGGCCACCATTCAGCAGCTTGATCCGATCTATGTCGATGTCGCCCAGTCCACCGCCGACCTGTTGCGCTTAAAGCAGAACCTGGCCGCCGGTCAGATCAAAAGCAACGGCGAGGCAAGGGTGAATCTCCTGTTGGAGGACGGAACCCCGTATCCGCAGTCCGGCGCCTTGAAATTTTCGGAAGTCACCGTTGACCAGAGCACCGGCTCCGTTACCCTGCGGGCGCTGTTTCCCAATCCGGAGATGCTGCTGCTGCCCGGCATGTTCGTCCGCGCCCTCATCCCCGAAGGGGTGCAGGATGAGGCGATCCTCGTGCCCCAGCGGGGCGTCACCCGTAATCCCAAGGGCGAGGCGATGGTGATGGTGGTCGGCGCCGGGGACAAGGTCGAGCCCCGTATCATCAAGGTCTCCCGCACCGTGGGCGACAACTGGCTGGTCAGCAAGGGGCTGGCGGCCGGCGACCGGGTCATTCTCGAAGGCATCCAGAAGGCCCGTCCCGGCACCCAGGTCAAAGCCGTGCCCTTCGGCGTTGCGGCGGCTGCCGGAGCCGCGGATCAGCAACCCGCCGCGGCGAAAAAATAA